The Psychrobacillus sp. FSL K6-4046 DNA window AGCTAGACACCAAGAAAAGCGAAGGCGCCTATCTCTGCCCCGACAGGCAAGTTGTAAGCTGTTATAATAACTTAAAACAATTAGAGGGTGTTTCGTAAGGTAACTTACAAAACACCCTCTTTTAAAACAGGCATTAAAGAAGGTGGCGTAGATCCATGAATATCCTGGTAGTAGATGATGATGTAAATATACAGACATTAGTTATGATTCATTTAAAGAGGGCAGGTTATGAAGTAATGACAGCTAAAAATGGAGAAGAGGCCCTCACTTTATTAAAGGATGGTTGGGCAGATTTAGCTGTAGTAGATGTAATGATGCCGGGGATGGATGGCTTTGCTTTGACGAGAATTTTAAGTGAAGAATATGATATCCCGGTAATTTTATTGACTGCTAAAGGAGCATTAGAAGATAAGGAGCAAGGCTTTTTAGCAGGCTCAGATGACTATTTAGTAAAACCTTTTGAGCCAAAGGAATTACTTTATAGAATTGCAGTTATATTACGTAGACTGGACAAGACCTTTAAGCCAATTATGGTAATTGGTAAC harbors:
- a CDS encoding response regulator transcription factor, with translation MNILVVDDDVNIQTLVMIHLKRAGYEVMTAKNGEEALTLLKDGWADLAVVDVMMPGMDGFALTRILSEEYDIPVILLTAKGALEDKEQGFLAGSDDYLVKPFEPKELLYRIAVILRRLDKTFKPIMVIGNVTINRSTHEVTVGKQTLLLPLKEFELLSVLSSKPEQVFTRTSLMEKVWGYDYEGDDQTLNTHIKRLRQRLEKAKARIEIQTVRGLGYKLDVIEP